Within Marinomonas mediterranea MMB-1, the genomic segment GATATTGCTTAAGAAAGACGGAGGCAAACAAGTACTCATTCCAAGCAATAACAAAACAGTAGATAAATACGGTAAACAGCATTGGTTTTGAAAGCGGCATAATGATGCGCCAAAATGCTTCCACGCGTGAACAACCGTCCATCATGGCCGCTTCCTCTAATGAAAAGGGAATGGTTCGGAAGTAGTTTCCGAGCATGTACATCGCGACTGGAAGTGTTTGTATTAAATAAATAAGGAATAAGCTTAAGAGAGTTCCTCCAACACTCGAGGCTAAGCCGACGCTAACGCTCATTTGATAGAGGGGCACCATGAGTAAGACACCACCGACCATGTAAACAAATAGAACGCCGTTCGCCATGACCGATTGTCCGGGAAACCTGAGTCGCGCAATGGCATAGGCTGCTAATGATGCTAGAAAGGTTGCACACACGCCGGTAACAAGAGAGATAACGAAGGTGTTGAGCATATAGCGACCAAATGAAAAGACATCACCACCGGAAGTAAATTTTGCAAGAAGCGCCTGCCTTTTCGTTTCTGACAAAGCAGGGTTATCGAGAAGCCGCTGAATACTGGCTGGGACCTCTATTTCTTTGGGAGGCATAAGACCTAGCAGTTCTTTATAAGCATCAAGGTGTAGAACTTTAGGAATAAGCGATGGGTTTCCCCAATCGATAGGGTGTTTCAAAGACGTCGACAATATTTGTAGAAAGGGAAAGATGCAAAAGACCACTAAAAAAATGACAAGGGCATAGAGAATAAAGGATTGCAGTTTTGTTCGTTTGTTCATCATAACTTCACCACTTCAAAACTTTGCGAACATACAGCCAAATAAGACCGACGAGCACGAGCAGTTGAATAACGGATATCGCGGCGGCAATGCCTTGATCGACGAGTCCAGCGAACGCTTGGTAATAGGTGAAAATGGGCAATGTTTCGACGTTTGGAGCCAGTAAATACACATCTTCAAAGCGATTTAAGTTCCAGATGACGCGCAGTAATACGACGGTCGCAATCACGAATCTAAGTTCAGGAAGTGTTACGTGCCAGAAACGTCCCCATGCGTTTTGCCCATCAATGGCTGCGGCCTCATACAGGTCTTTTGGAACACTTTGTAACTTCGCAAGGAATAAGAGGTAGGCAATCGGGAAGTGTTTCCATATGTCAAAGACGATGACAACAAAGAGCGCAGAGTCGGGGTTACCAATGAGATTATCACG encodes:
- a CDS encoding carbohydrate ABC transporter permease, translating into MMNKRTKLQSFILYALVIFLVVFCIFPFLQILSTSLKHPIDWGNPSLIPKVLHLDAYKELLGLMPPKEIEVPASIQRLLDNPALSETKRQALLAKFTSGGDVFSFGRYMLNTFVISLVTGVCATFLASLAAYAIARLRFPGQSVMANGVLFVYMVGGVLLMVPLYQMSVSVGLASSVGGTLLSLFLIYLIQTLPVAMYMLGNYFRTIPFSLEEAAMMDGCSRVEAFWRIIMPLSKPMLFTVFIYCFVIAWNEYLFASVFLKQYQDFHTLPLALQTLFTSKNAIWDRIMAASMLTLLPVIICFMLANRHLSGGLTEGGVKG